From the genome of Triticum aestivum cultivar Chinese Spring chromosome 3B, IWGSC CS RefSeq v2.1, whole genome shotgun sequence, one region includes:
- the LOC123066596 gene encoding BTB/POZ and MATH domain-containing protein 1-like gives MPAAAGKPSRSASAITPSTVRGYHLLKIDGYSLTKGVPTGDKIKSGSFTLGGHRWHIDYYPNGLQPQYAGYISLNLHLDSNVTAAVKAQHKFSFADEVMNLPPSLVSTTVHTYSGLLGWGPISFMKRADLEKSEHLKDDSFTIRCDILVIMDYRAEDLPEDTPAFVTVAPSDLHQHLADLLKTEKGADVVFEVGGHTFAAHRCVLAARSLVFSAELFGGMKEGDTAGVVRIDEMEAQVFKALLCFAYTDSLPVTEKEDEDVMCQHLLVAADRYNMERLKTICEERLCKYINGGSVTTILTLAEQHHCEGLKKACLSFLGSPANLRALLDSDGFDHLSRSCPSVIKNLIAMSALV, from the coding sequence ATGCCGGCCGCCGCTGGCAAGCCGTCCCGATCAGCCTCCGCCATCACCCCCTCCACAGTGAGAGGGTACCACCTCCTCAAGATCGACGGCTACTCCCTCACCAAGGGCGTCCCTACCGGAGATAAGATAAAGTCTGGCTCTTTCACCCTGGGAGGACATCGATGGCACATCGATTACTATCCCAACGGCTTGCAACCACAATATGCCGGTTACATATCCCTGAACCTTCATCTTGATTCCAATGTCACCGCGGCGGTGAAGGCACAACACAAATTCAGTTTTGCGGATGAGGTAATGAACCTACCTCCTTCGCTGGTATCAACAACAGTACACACCTACAGTGGTCTGCTAGGCTGGGGGCCTATTAGTTTCATGAAAAGGGCAGACTTGGAGAAGTCTGAGCATCTCAAGGACGATTCTTTCACCATCAGGTGTGATATCCTTGTCATCATGGATTACCGTGCAGAGGATTTGCCAGAAGACACTCCAGCATTTGTCACTGTGGCCCCATCTGACCTGCACCAGCACCTCGCAGATCTCCTCAAGACTGAGAAGGGTGCCGACGTAGTCTTCGAGGTTGGTGGTCACACGTTCGCAGCACACCGCTGCGTGCTCGCTGCCCGGTCACTGGTCTTCAGTGCGGAGCTCTTTGGTGGTATGAAGGAGGGCGACACCGCAGGTGTGGTGCGCATAGATGAAATGGAGGCGCAGGTGTTCAAGGCGTTGCTCTGTTTTGCGTATACCGATTCCTTACCAGTGACAGAAAAAGAAGATGAAGATGTCATGTGCCAGCATCTGCTTGTTGCGGCTGACAGGTATAACATGGAGAGGCTAAAGACTATTTGCGAGGAAAGGTTATGCAAGTACATCAATGGAGGCTCAGTAACGACCATCCTGACGTTAGCTGAGCAGCACCACTGTGAGGGCCTAAAGAAGGCGTGCTTAAGTTTTCTTGGCTCCCCGGCAAATCTTAGAGCTTTGTTGGACAGCGACGGCTTCGATCATCTGAGCAGGAGCTGCCCTTCTGTTATTAAGAATCTGATTGCCATGTCAGCCCTTGTTTAG